A region from the Nocardioides coralli genome encodes:
- a CDS encoding NAD(P)-dependent oxidoreductase, producing MTEHVGVLGLGAMGGRVAEKVAAAGHDVVGFDPAPQARSRAAAAGTSVVDDAAAVVAGADVIVVSVPKPEHVAELAGGALLCGRPGTVVVDISTIDPATAREAAAGLARQEICYLDAPVLGRPAGCGSWTLVTGGPQDQVARVAPLLESTIAGRVVRIGDVGAGSVVKILNNLMFGAINAVTAEAIHLCSRAGIDPAVFVDAVVDSGAATVSNLFRDIGPRIAEGNHAPVFALDLLAKDNRLAADLASGAGAIAPLTELIGRINDAALALGHGADDTSAVIHAYDEQALR from the coding sequence ATGACCGAGCACGTGGGGGTCCTCGGACTCGGAGCTATGGGCGGACGCGTGGCGGAGAAGGTCGCGGCGGCGGGCCACGACGTGGTCGGGTTCGACCCCGCGCCGCAGGCCCGGTCTCGTGCGGCCGCTGCCGGGACCTCCGTCGTCGACGACGCGGCAGCCGTCGTGGCAGGCGCCGACGTGATCGTGGTGTCGGTGCCGAAGCCCGAGCACGTGGCGGAGCTGGCTGGAGGCGCACTGCTCTGCGGCCGTCCCGGCACGGTCGTCGTCGACATCTCGACCATCGACCCTGCGACGGCGCGGGAGGCGGCCGCGGGCCTGGCGCGTCAGGAGATCTGCTACCTGGATGCGCCGGTGCTGGGGAGACCCGCGGGGTGTGGGTCGTGGACGCTCGTGACCGGTGGCCCCCAGGACCAGGTCGCACGCGTGGCGCCGCTGCTCGAGTCGACCATCGCGGGTCGCGTCGTCCGGATCGGGGACGTCGGAGCCGGCAGCGTGGTCAAGATCCTCAACAACCTGATGTTCGGCGCCATCAACGCGGTCACCGCCGAGGCGATCCACCTGTGCTCACGTGCCGGCATCGACCCCGCGGTCTTCGTCGACGCGGTGGTCGACTCAGGGGCCGCGACGGTGTCCAACCTGTTCCGTGACATCGGTCCTCGCATCGCCGAGGGGAATCACGCCCCGGTGTTCGCGCTGGACCTGTTGGCGAAGGACAACCGGCTGGCTGCCGACCTCGCGTCCGGCGCGGGTGCGATTGCGCCGCTGACGGAGCTGATCGGCAGGATCAACGACGCGGCCCTCGCCCTCGGCCACGGTGCCGATGACACGAGCGCGGTCATCCACGCCTACGACGAGCAAGCCCTCCGGTGA
- a CDS encoding mandelate racemase/muconate lactonizing enzyme family protein has product MRIERAVISVLSAPVDEPVEMSFSQLDTRDVVLVELEADGVTGVGESWVNYPAWAAAERIATLEHGVLPRLTGLDVSDPRRVQRELAEGLGRVARQWGAPGPVWQALSAVDVALWDLLARARGVPVANLLTTGEHRSRVQVYASGVGPSGVEELCEAATAGGFAAVKARVGFGRERDEETLARVRASTAPAVALFVDANQAWSVAEAADFCRWVEPYDAAWLEEPVAGNALEQLRELASRVDLPLACGENLYGLDDFLRYAHSGAVDVIQPDLAKSGGFTLATGLLDQLPPGVVASPHCYGGAIVTAASVQLAAAYPAQVPWLELDVQPNPLRDALVGNCFRARDGHVAVPSGPGLGVEIDRDVMETYLVDRRECELRAVV; this is encoded by the coding sequence GTGAGGATCGAGCGGGCTGTCATCTCCGTGCTGTCGGCGCCGGTCGACGAGCCGGTGGAGATGTCGTTCTCCCAGCTCGACACCCGCGACGTGGTGCTGGTCGAGCTGGAGGCGGACGGCGTCACGGGTGTCGGCGAGAGCTGGGTGAACTACCCGGCGTGGGCGGCCGCCGAGCGGATCGCGACCCTGGAGCACGGGGTCCTGCCCAGGCTGACCGGTCTCGACGTCAGCGACCCGCGTCGGGTCCAGCGCGAGCTGGCCGAGGGACTGGGACGCGTGGCTCGGCAGTGGGGTGCGCCGGGCCCGGTCTGGCAGGCGCTGAGCGCCGTCGACGTCGCGCTGTGGGACTTGCTGGCACGTGCCCGCGGGGTGCCGGTGGCGAACCTCCTGACGACCGGCGAGCACCGCTCTCGCGTCCAGGTCTACGCCAGCGGCGTGGGTCCCTCGGGGGTGGAGGAGCTGTGCGAGGCGGCGACGGCGGGCGGGTTCGCCGCCGTGAAGGCGCGTGTCGGCTTCGGTCGTGAGCGCGACGAGGAGACCTTGGCCCGGGTGCGAGCCAGCACGGCCCCGGCAGTCGCGCTGTTCGTCGACGCCAACCAGGCGTGGTCGGTCGCCGAGGCCGCCGACTTCTGCCGCTGGGTCGAGCCCTACGACGCAGCCTGGCTGGAGGAGCCGGTCGCCGGGAACGCGCTCGAGCAGCTGCGCGAGCTGGCGTCGCGGGTCGACCTGCCGCTGGCCTGCGGTGAGAACCTCTACGGTCTCGACGACTTCCTCCGCTACGCGCACTCCGGTGCCGTGGACGTCATCCAGCCAGACCTCGCCAAGTCGGGCGGCTTCACGCTGGCCACGGGCCTGCTGGACCAGCTGCCCCCGGGCGTCGTTGCGTCGCCGCACTGCTACGGCGGCGCGATCGTGACGGCCGCGAGCGTGCAGCTGGCCGCGGCCTACCCCGCGCAGGTCCCGTGGCTCGAGCTCGACGTCCAGCCGAACCCGCTTCGTGACGCCCTCGTGGGGAACTGCTTCCGCGCCCGGGACGGGCATGTCGCGGTGCCGTCCGGCCCGGGACTGGGCGTCGAGATCGACCGCGACGTGATGGAGACCTACCTGGTGGACAGAAGGGAATGTGAGCTTCGTGCAGTGGTCTGA
- a CDS encoding aldehyde dehydrogenase family protein: MQWSELGLETTDGGSLGAGRIGGTALPGGGRHVCDAATGDTVGVVGWAEEDAVDVAVQAARTAMLDWSATDVRERASALRSIAAELRTLAEPLGSLICAESGKRLEEAVAEVGFSARYFDWFADACTRVDDGYYETPQRRFLIGQRPAGVAVAVSPWNFPLSIPARKIAPAIAAGCAVVQKPSELTPLSSLALTAVCERVLPVGLVNVLVGDGAVLTPALVDHSDVRVVSFTGSTQVGRSVAERAGRALTRSVLELGGRAPFIVCDDADVPEAVEALMVAKLRNNGASCLAANNVFVHADVYDEVLDRLREKLETIVIGDPRDPQTGLGPLIQQREVGRLEQVVAEARDSGAKVTTFGSLPDTGSYAPVALVEDPAVESAAWATELFGPVLSVRRFTDEAAVVEEVNGWSTGLGGYVACADPERQINLAQRLDIGVMAVNNGAPNTPEVPFGGRGDSGLGREGGMSGLREFIAEQTVSIAR, encoded by the coding sequence GTGCAGTGGTCTGAGCTGGGACTGGAGACGACCGATGGCGGGAGCCTCGGGGCGGGACGCATCGGAGGCACCGCCCTTCCGGGCGGCGGTCGGCACGTGTGCGACGCGGCCACGGGCGACACGGTCGGTGTCGTGGGCTGGGCCGAGGAGGACGCCGTCGATGTGGCCGTGCAGGCGGCCAGGACGGCGATGCTCGACTGGTCGGCCACGGATGTCCGGGAGCGTGCCTCGGCGCTGCGGAGCATCGCGGCGGAGCTGCGGACGCTCGCCGAGCCACTGGGTTCGCTGATCTGTGCCGAGTCGGGCAAGCGGTTGGAGGAGGCCGTCGCCGAGGTGGGCTTCTCAGCCCGCTACTTCGACTGGTTCGCCGATGCCTGCACCCGGGTGGACGACGGTTACTACGAGACTCCGCAGCGACGGTTCCTCATCGGGCAGCGCCCAGCGGGGGTGGCTGTAGCGGTCAGTCCCTGGAACTTCCCGCTCTCGATCCCCGCCCGCAAGATCGCTCCCGCGATCGCGGCAGGCTGCGCTGTCGTCCAGAAGCCGTCCGAGCTCACGCCGCTCTCGTCCCTGGCGCTGACCGCGGTGTGCGAGCGGGTCCTGCCCGTCGGCCTGGTCAACGTGCTCGTGGGTGACGGCGCGGTTCTGACACCCGCACTGGTCGACCACTCCGACGTCCGCGTCGTGTCCTTCACGGGATCGACCCAGGTCGGGAGATCGGTGGCCGAACGCGCCGGGAGGGCACTGACCAGGTCGGTGCTGGAGCTCGGCGGTCGTGCCCCGTTCATCGTCTGCGACGACGCCGACGTTCCCGAAGCGGTCGAGGCGCTGATGGTCGCCAAGCTGCGCAACAACGGTGCGTCGTGCCTGGCCGCGAACAACGTCTTCGTGCACGCGGACGTGTACGACGAGGTCCTGGACCGACTGCGGGAGAAGCTCGAGACGATCGTCATCGGCGACCCGCGGGATCCCCAGACGGGGCTCGGCCCGTTGATCCAGCAGCGCGAGGTCGGACGCCTCGAGCAAGTGGTGGCGGAGGCGCGCGACTCCGGTGCGAAGGTGACGACGTTCGGCTCCTTGCCGGACACGGGGAGCTACGCCCCGGTCGCCCTGGTCGAGGATCCTGCAGTGGAGAGTGCGGCGTGGGCCACCGAGCTGTTCGGGCCGGTGCTGAGCGTCCGCCGGTTCACCGACGAGGCGGCTGTCGTCGAGGAGGTGAACGGCTGGTCCACCGGCCTCGGCGGGTACGTCGCGTGCGCTGACCCGGAGCGTCAGATCAACCTTGCGCAGCGCCTGGACATCGGGGTCATGGCGGTGAACAACGGGGCGCCCAACACGCCGGAGGTGCCGTTCGGTGGCCGGGGGGACTCCGGTCTCGGACGCGAGGGCGGCATGAGCGGTCTGCGAGAGTTCATCGCCGAGCAGACGGTCTCCATCGCGCGATGA
- a CDS encoding formylglycine-generating enzyme family protein: MRIPGGRFLMGDAAGDGVPGDGEGPVREMVVEDFTIDATTVTNTDWAAFVDATGHRTEAEEFGVSAVVRCFHTGSAADVVGVPPQAPWWLGVRGASWRQPEGRGSDLSGRWDHPVTHVSWNDAVAYCRWSGRRLPTEAEWEYASRGGLVQQRYPWGDVLLADGGGWRCNIWQGDFPDVNTGDDGWLTTAPVRSYKPNGYGLWQTVGNVWEWCSDTFTLPGVETEGRGRPSVVAEPTRVMRGGSFLCHDSYCNRYRNSARTGNTPDSSTANTGFRTVAG; this comes from the coding sequence GTGAGGATCCCGGGGGGCCGTTTCCTCATGGGCGACGCGGCGGGCGACGGCGTCCCCGGCGACGGCGAGGGCCCGGTCCGCGAGATGGTCGTGGAGGACTTCACCATCGATGCCACCACGGTCACGAACACTGACTGGGCCGCCTTCGTCGACGCCACGGGTCACCGGACCGAGGCGGAGGAGTTCGGGGTGTCGGCAGTGGTGCGGTGCTTCCACACGGGGAGCGCCGCAGACGTGGTGGGCGTACCCCCTCAGGCGCCGTGGTGGCTGGGGGTGCGGGGAGCGTCGTGGCGCCAACCGGAGGGTCGCGGCTCGGATCTGTCGGGACGCTGGGACCACCCGGTGACGCACGTCAGCTGGAACGACGCGGTCGCCTACTGCCGCTGGTCGGGCCGGCGACTCCCCACGGAGGCCGAGTGGGAGTACGCCTCGCGTGGCGGGTTGGTGCAGCAGCGCTACCCCTGGGGCGACGTGCTCCTGGCGGACGGCGGAGGCTGGCGATGCAACATCTGGCAGGGCGACTTCCCGGACGTCAACACCGGCGACGACGGGTGGTTGACCACCGCGCCGGTTCGTTCCTACAAGCCCAACGGTTACGGGTTGTGGCAGACGGTCGGCAACGTGTGGGAGTGGTGCTCCGACACGTTCACCTTGCCCGGTGTTGAGACTGAGGGCCGGGGCCGTCCCTCGGTCGTTGCCGAGCCGACCCGGGTGATGCGGGGTGGCTCCTTCCTCTGTCACGACTCGTACTGCAACCGGTACCGGAACTCGGCCCGGACGGGGAACACCCCGGACTCCTCCACCGCCAACACCGGCTTCCGGACCGTCGCTGGTTGA